A window of the Arachis duranensis cultivar V14167 chromosome 5, aradu.V14167.gnm2.J7QH, whole genome shotgun sequence genome harbors these coding sequences:
- the LOC110281529 gene encoding serine/threonine-protein phosphatase 7 long form homolog gives MLAALVERWRPETHTFVLSIGEVTVTLEDVAHIFGLPIDGELVNGWTDSSSKFVQSQGIAISGRELSVSHNAKSYIMLGWVRRIRDAEPLHTEESIRRYVRCQIFCLLGSTLFTDKSTAYAHAKYLPLLCDFNRIHTYSWGSTCLAHFYRALCRASQYDTKEMDGPLNLLFVWAWERMPCLAPVPRQTLPPAEIPVARRWSHSERTTAWSSKTVETFRHDIDYM, from the exons ATGTTAGCTGCTCTGGTTGAAAGGTGGAGGCCTGAAACCCACACCTTTGTATTGTCGATCGGTGAGGTTACAGTGACATTAGAGGATGTCGCTCATATATTCGGTCTACCCATTGATGGAGAGCTTGTCAATGGATGGACAGATAGTAGTAGCAAGTTCGTTCAAAGTCAGGGCATAGCAATATCCGGTCGTGAGCTATCAGTCAGTCATAATGCGAAGTCCTATATAATGCTAGGTTGGGTTCGACGTATCAGAGACGCAGAGCCGTTGCACACTGAGGAGTCCATCAGGAGATACGTCAGATGTCAGATCTTCTGTTTGTTAGGGTCGACCCTATTCACGGACAAGTCGACCGCATATGCCCATGCGAAATATCTACCATTGCTTTGCGATTTCAACCGGATCCATACTTATAGTTGGGGGTCAACATGTCTCGCACATTTTTACAGAGCACTATGTCGTGCATCACAATATGATACAAAGGAGATGGATGGCCCTCTGAATCTGTTGTTTGTTTGGGCATGGGAGCGAATGCCATGTCTTGCTCCCGTACCGAGACAAACGCTTCCACCGGCCGAGATACCAGTTGCCAGGAG GTGGAGTCATTCGGAACGGACCACAGCGTGGTCATCGAAGACCGTTGAGACATTCAGGCATGATATAGATTACATGTAG
- the LOC107489390 gene encoding COP9 signalosome complex subunit 4, producing the protein MESAFASASAITDQRQKIEQYKHILSTVISSNDIVQARRFIDHMLSDDVPLVVSRQLLQTFAQELGRLQPETQKEIAHYTLAQIQPRVVSFEEQVLVIREKLAELYESEEQWSKAAQMLSGIDLDSGMRVIDDKFRLSKCVQIARLYLEDDDAFNAEAFINKASFLVSNSQHEALNLQYKVCYARILDLKRKFLEAALRYYDISQIEKRQIGDEEINEEALEQALSAAVTCTILAAAGPQRSRVLATLYKDERCSKLKIYPILQKVYLERILRKPEIDAFSEELKPHQKALLPDNFTVLDRAMIEHNLLSASKLYTNISFDELGTLLGIPPHKAEKIASRMIYEDRMRGSIDQVEAVIHFDDDTEELQRWDQQIMGLCQSLNDVLDSMAKKGYPVPV; encoded by the exons ATGGAGAGTGCTTTTGCGAGTGCTTCTGCCATTACAGACCAGAGGCAAAAGATAGAGCAGTACAAGCACATCCTTTCTACCGTTATTTCTTCCAATGACATTGTTCAAGCTAGGAGATTTATTGACCACA TGTTGTCGGATGATGTCCCATTAGTAGTGTCACGGCAGCTGTTACAAACTTTTGCTCAAGAATTGGGAAGATTACAGCCGGAGACACAGAAAGAGATTGCCCATTACACCCTTGCGCAGATTCAGCCTCGTGTTGTGTCTTTCGAAGAGCAG GTTTTAGTTATTAGAGAGAAGCTTGCAGAGCTTTATGAATCTGAGGAACAATGGTCAAAAGCAGCTCAAATGCTCAGTGGCATTGATCTGGATTCAGGAATGAG GGTTATTGATGATAAATTCAGGTTGTCAAAGTGTGTCCAAATTGCCCGCTTATACCTTGAG GATGATGATGCTTTCAATGCTGAAGCTTTTATTAATAAAGCATCATTTTTGGTTAGCAATAGCCAGCATGAAGCACTGAATTTGCAGTATAAG GTATGCTATGCAAGGATCTTAGATTTGAAGAGGAAATTCTTGGAAGCAGCTTTGCGATATTATGATATATCTCAAATTGAGAAAAGGCAAATAGGGGATGA GGAGATCAATGAGGAAGCCCTTGAGCAAGCTTTATCTGCTGCTGTTACATGCACAATATTGGCAGCTGCAGGACCGCAACGTTCACGTGTTCTTGCAACATTGTACAAG GATGAACGGTGTTCAAAGTTAAAGATCTATCCAATACTGCAGaag GTGTATTTGGAGAGAATTCTTAGAAAGCCcgaaattgatgcattttcagaAGAATTGAAACCACATCAG AAAGCTCTTCTTCCAGATAATTTCACTGTGCTGGACCGTGCTATGATTGAACATAACCTTCTGAGTGCAAGCAAACTGTATACCAATATAAG CTTTGATGAGCTAGGGACGCTTTTGGGGATCCCACCTCACAAG GCCGAGAAGATAGCATCAAGAATGATTTATGAGGATAGGATGAGGGGGTCTATTGATCAG GTTGAAGCTGTTATACATTTTGATGATGATACTGAAGAGTTGCAACGATGGGACCAGCAG ATTATGGGTCTTTGTCAGTCTCTCAACGATGTTTTGGATAGCATGGCCAAGAAGGGGTACCCAGTGCCTGTTTAA